The Cicer arietinum cultivar CDC Frontier isolate Library 1 chromosome 1, Cicar.CDCFrontier_v2.0, whole genome shotgun sequence genome contains the following window.
tagttttggcagtggttcccttttttgtacgacaggttcttcctccttttcaagagcgaTGTGCTCCTCAACTGATGTCGGTGTGACCATTTCCTTCGGGTGGGTTGAAGTCAAAGTACTTCCATTCTGTTTGGCTTtaagtggtacttgttcacataccttgccactcctcgtTATCATTGCATTAACACTATTTCATGGATTTGAGACTGTGTCACAAGGCAAATTTGttgatgcagagtgatttttctgaatgtctcttgactcttcaatgaaagaacttgtgcttgttacaAATTTTTCCATATGGGGCTTGATATGGTTGAGCACCTTGTTGACCTTGAGATCCACCCTGTTGATCTTTTcatgaaaaatttggatgattctCCAACCCAGATTATATGTACTAGAGTAGTGATTATTCCGCTTCCCATTGTTAGCCATAAAGTTCACCTCTTCTAGTTCTTTTATATCATCTTCATGTGGTgcttcacaagctccatttttatgtgctccCCCACAAAAGTCACAACCAgtatgtttcaataatttgatATGGGCAACTtagggttgtatatttagagttgTGATCCCtttctttatctcagtggcgATAACATCTTCTATCTATTTCGAGAGAAGCTTCCCTTGAGCCAACCCAGCATCCAGAACATTCAACTCCAATATACCACTTTTTGACCCACCACCTctatcatacaacatcatttgttcatttgatgccatgatctcaataatttttCGTGCTTTTGATGCGGTTTTCTAATTCTAAGAACCACTTGATGTaacatccaacataattctagtgctaggCTACAaaccattacaaaatatttgcatttgagcagtgtcgtcataagcatgattgggGCATCCTGCTAGTAAACCGTTGAACCACCATtaagtgtcacgaagagattctccttctttctttttctaatGAACACAGCAGGGGGAAAGTATTGTTCCAAGAACGTATCTTCAAggtcatcccatgtggtgatgctacCTGCAGGAAATGAATTAAGCCACTTCTTAGCATCATCtttcaatgaaaatggaaatagtCTTAGCATTTTGCCTTCTTCAGAACAACCATCCACTTTCActatttcacataattcaaagaagttCGTGAGGTGTCTATTGGTGTCTTCGTTATGTTTACCAgaaaaatgaatctccttcaactctcgtAATAGAGAAGGGCTCACTTCAAACTTGTTAACTGTAACCGGTTGGTTATGGATGGCGAACCGAGCACAGTTTCTATTTTGATTCCCATAATCGCCGAGGGTACGTTCAGGTGGTGGTGGATCAGCCATTtccaaaaatatgaagaaatcccCCAATTCCTCTTCTTCCACTATTAATTGTCTTTCCCTTAATCTTCTTTCTCGAACCTCTTTTCGATTTGCTTTCGCAAGTTTTtcgatttctggatcaaagaaaagttcagctgaggactggcctcgcatacaaggttagacaaattgtgagtaatgaacagttaaagaaagataaataattaagtaaaaattaaagagttttaaactagaaaaaaaaatctgttttttctttctaaattagaaataaaataaaagcaaaaatttaattgcaaagcaaaaaatttcaattaagtaaataaattaaattcaatagtgatatggtaaTCCTCGACAAcggtgatgactcttcatcatatgcatattttcccactatttgagtcttatttatccttaatcattagttaaattaaggatttatttgatatattttgttgatttttgttctttgagttaataaaatgttttttattttatttcaatgatTCAGTAggaattttttgtaattttacattgcgtcgtgttttggtgcagtgctgaattttggtgagaaatcaacatgacatatgtagagtatttcagccatatatggagttgtagatgtccaattgtagtcaaaccaagtgcaccagaaccaaattcagattCCAAAGAGGAGAGAAATGCAAAATACGCCGGACAGCACATGCTGAGCGCTTGAAGCGCGTCAGACGCGCCTGGAGCGTGTCAGACGCACCTGGAGTGTGTCAGACGCGCCTGGAGCGTGTTTTCAGCCATCCAATACTGCCCAGACGCGcctgtgccctagcatagaaactcaaagacgtccgtttctaacatcattgtagcagttttatcaagaatcattcatgaatccttcttgtaattcttctctaatctgtacctcttttatctttgtcttgagtaactaaaccctatttgttagggatgagtgtaataagataaaacccttatttttatgatttgatttctagttatatgaatgagtttatggaattatttttctcatctctgtgtttaatgctttttattccttgatcaacattaaaatgttctacgatatatattttgaaacggaagtggactttacgaatgct
Protein-coding sequences here:
- the LOC140918660 gene encoding uncharacterized protein, translated to MADPPPPERTLGDYGNQNRNCARFAIHNQPVTVNKFEVSPSLLRELKEIHFSGKHNEDTNRHLTNFFELCEIVKVDGCSEEGKMLRLFPFSLKDDAKKWLNSFPAGSITTWDDLEDTFLEQYFPPAVFIRKRKKENLFVTLNGGSTVY